The Calditrichota bacterium genome contains a region encoding:
- a CDS encoding HAMP domain-containing protein: MEDGVRLLQFAQLRNLGQSYYNRLSIRQKFSFTISIVLLVTILILSFSILEWQRKVLNEKMAEICQLSVQNLSGVAKENMLLGGRAPIQELISNMIQMKIIGLRYAFVVDRKGLVIAHSNPRKIDSRAPRYLSLPETHDLKSAFKNGKYFEYVHPIYVKHISRAKAGKLLLGVAVVGFSKKDVFRPISHARQILLLITFVIVGVGLIAANWIAHQLSSTIVILANGVREVRDGNLEVEIPVKSNDELGLLTREFNQLIRRFRENLQMQKFISTLTMQMIRRRSRLKLKDDEAMERRNITVLFSDIRSFTTVSEKLEPESLVKLINIYFDLQTKIIEKYSGIVDKFVGDQIMALFLEEEMVDQAIQAAIDIQKAIRELNRTRKKAKKEILQVGIGINYGPVMIGSMGTQTRMDYTAIGDTVNLGARLCSIAKPGQIIIPNRMIRRVQGKYSLIKLEPLILKGRNRPVQLYMVTND; the protein is encoded by the coding sequence GTGGAGGATGGGGTGCGCCTGTTGCAATTCGCACAACTACGGAATTTGGGGCAGTCTTACTATAATCGGTTAAGCATTCGGCAGAAGTTTAGTTTTACAATAAGCATTGTCTTGCTTGTGACCATTTTGATTCTGAGTTTTTCAATTCTGGAATGGCAGCGAAAAGTTCTGAATGAAAAAATGGCCGAAATATGCCAGTTGTCTGTGCAAAATCTTTCGGGCGTGGCCAAAGAAAACATGCTCCTGGGAGGGCGTGCGCCCATACAGGAGCTCATCAGCAATATGATTCAGATGAAAATTATTGGGTTGCGCTATGCTTTTGTTGTTGATCGTAAAGGCCTGGTCATTGCCCATTCAAATCCCCGAAAAATTGACAGCCGTGCTCCCAGGTATCTTTCTCTTCCAGAAACCCACGACCTAAAATCCGCGTTCAAGAATGGAAAATATTTTGAATATGTGCATCCGATTTATGTAAAACATATTAGTAGGGCCAAAGCGGGTAAATTGCTCTTAGGGGTGGCCGTTGTGGGGTTCTCAAAAAAGGACGTTTTTCGGCCCATCAGTCATGCCCGACAAATTCTTTTGCTCATTACTTTTGTTATTGTGGGCGTGGGACTGATTGCTGCCAATTGGATTGCCCACCAGCTTTCTTCAACGATCGTTATTCTTGCAAATGGTGTAAGGGAAGTGCGCGACGGCAATCTGGAAGTGGAAATTCCTGTAAAATCAAACGACGAACTGGGTTTGCTTACGCGTGAATTCAATCAATTGATTCGGCGATTTCGGGAAAACCTGCAAATGCAGAAATTTATTTCAACCCTGACCATGCAGATGATTCGGAGGCGTTCCCGATTAAAACTAAAGGATGACGAGGCTATGGAGCGCCGAAATATTACCGTTCTCTTTTCGGATATCCGAAGCTTCACAACCGTTTCGGAAAAACTCGAACCGGAAAGTCTCGTTAAGCTGATCAATATTTATTTTGATCTTCAGACCAAAATCATTGAAAAATATTCCGGAATCGTGGATAAGTTCGTGGGCGATCAAATAATGGCCTTGTTTTTGGAAGAAGAAATGGTTGATCAGGCGATCCAGGCCGCCATTGACATTCAGAAGGCGATTCGGGAACTCAATCGAACCCGAAAAAAAGCAAAAAAGGAAATTTTACAGGTGGGCATCGGCATAAATTATGGTCCGGTTATGATCGGAAGCATGGGTACGCAAACCCGAATGGATTACACGGCGATTGGGGATACGGTTAATTTGGGGGCCAGATTGTGTTCCATTGCCAAACCCGGACAAATCATTATTCCGAATCGAATGATCCGCAGGGTTCAGGGAAAATATTCGCTTATTAAATTAGAGCCTCTTATTCTAAAAGGCAGAAACAGACCGGTTCAACTTTACATGGTTACGAATGATTAA